The DNA region GGATTTCAGGTGTGCCATTCATTGGGTGGAGGAACAGGGTCGGGTATGGGCACCCTTTTGATTTCCAAAATCAGAGAGGAATACCCAGACCGAATGATGCTTACGTTCTCAGTTTTTCCTTCCCCAAAGGTTTCTGACACTGTTGTCGAACCTTACAATGCTACTCTGTCTGTTCATCAACTAGTTGAAAATGCAGATGAATGTATGGTCCTTGACAATGAGGCTTTATATGACATTTGCTTCAGAACTTTAAAGCTCACCACCCCAAGCTGTAAGATCTTTTGGCATCTTGATTTGCCCTTTCTCATGTATTTACTAGTATATACGTTATTGTTTTGTGCTTTTATTAACTATTTTCTTATTGCTTGATGGAACAGTTGGAGATCTGAATCATTTGATATCAGCCACAATGTCTGGTGTCACGTGCTGCTTGCGTTTCCCTGGGCAGTTGAACTCTGATTTAAGGAAGTTAGCTGTGAATTTGATCCCATTCCCAAGGCTCCACTTCTTTATGGTTGGATTTGCGCCTTTGACTTCCCGTGGTTCTCAGCAGTACAGAGCTTTGACAGTTCCCGAGCTAACACAGCAAATGTGGGACTCTAAGAACATGATGTGCGCAGCTGACCCTCGCCATGGAAGATATTTAACTGCATCTGCTATGTTCAGgggaaaaatgagcacaaaagaGGTTGATGAGCAAATGCTCAATGTGCAGAACAAGAACTCTTCCTACTTTGTTGAGTGGATCCCGAACAATGTGAAATCAACTGTTTGTGATATCCCACCTACTGGACTTAAGATGGCgtcgacattcattgggaactCGACATCAATTCAGGAGATGTTTAGGCGTGTGAGCGAACAGTTCACTGCTATGTTCAGGAGAAAGGCTTTCTTGCATTGGTACACTGGTGAGGGAATGGACGAGATGGAGTTTACTGAGGCTGAAAGTAACATGAATGATCTGGTTTCAGAGTATCAGCAGTACCAAGATGCCACTGCTGATGAGGAGGGAGACTATTATGAGGATGAAGAGGAGGAAGCTCAGGAGGATTAATTTGAAATGCTATTGTGAACTTTGAAATATGAATGAAGCCAAAACCACAACTTCCAGTTGATGTTCTTTTGGCTATGTGATGTAATAGTGCTCTTCAAACTTCAGGCTTTTGTAATATTTCTTTTGGAAGACTACTTGCTATGCTTATACAAGTATTATGTTTCTTGTCTGTTTGTAATAGTACTTGTTTCTTTTGGctttgtttttagttttagtCTTGAACAATCTTATCTTGATTGTTAATgtgttttattttttgtgattccTGCTATCTTTTGCTCTCTGTTTTCATTTTTTGTGATTCCTGCAGCAACTTGTTTGTGCTTCAAGATTGTCCAAAGTGTGTTTGCGTTTCTGCGTACGCACTATACCCTTCCAAGAGATTTTACTGAGCTCTTGTTGTTTCTACTCCATATATTGTTGTCAAAAGTCGTGCTGCTATTTAAGGCTCTGTGTGTTTAAGGCAATTTTGAGAAAGCCAATCTAGTTCTATTATTGATTTTGTTGGAAATCACATTCAGACGAAAGCTTTATCGTCTGGATGAAACTCCTGACAAACTTGGAGTAGGGTAGCTATCTCACAGCTCGTAATTTCCTTCATTGAGTGCACCGATTTATGGAGCCAGATATTTAGATGTTTTGTTGAGTCAGAATGAATTCGAGCATACAAAGCAGAAAAAAGGCCCAAAATAGTCCAGTATCTTTTGGATTTTAACTCaaaataatcctatttctttTTAATAAAGTGGTACATTTTTAATCTCCGATCAAACTTCTGTTAGTTTTTTAACGAAAAGAACCTCACATGCCCATATGAGATTTAATTtcttagaaaagaaaaattattctTTTTGTTGAGCAAGAATTCTTTTTGTTGAGCAAGAACCCGATCAAAACACATTCTTAACCAAATAGTCAAAACCCCGCTGCATAAGTCAGGCTCAATCAATTTGTCTAATGTATGGTAATGTGTGTAGTTGAAGTTGTGCATTTTTTCTTCTGATCATGATATTAAATTAAATATAGGAAACTTTCAGTGAGTTGTATGGAATTGCATCTTATCTGATTCTTGTTATCTTTTGAAGTTGATAACTAAGAAGAAAATTTcccaataaataaaaagaataacgAGGATTTTGCACACGGTAcctataataaatataaaatctaAACTAGACAAATAGCAGTTCCCAGCTTGCAAGTTGCAAAGCTCTCACGAGAAGGGGAAGGGGTATGATATAGTTCATTCAAGGTAGCTTCTGATTACCATCTCCAAGATTTACCAGTGTACATAAGGAATTAAGGTTGTTAAAAGGCTATATACATCAATGAAATTCTTGATaaaataatttaggatttttacaGTTAAATGCTAGTTCAATAAGAGGAAGAGCATGAAACTCAAGAATGCAACACCTACTAAATGATCACTTGAAACGTCTTCGATCTGCCATTACTGTACACTTTTTCAAACTAAAGAGTAATTCGACAAGATTAATAGTGTGGTAGTATTTGTTTTCTAAGGAAATAAATCTCATATGTTGGCATGTGAGGTTCTTTCCATTAAAAAAGTAGTAGAAGTTGTGATGGAGACTAAAAATGCACCACTTTATTAAAGAATGTGGATTATTAGTGCTCAATGTAAAAGAAATAGAATTATTTTGAGTTAAAGTCCAAAAATACTGAACTATTTTGGGTCTTTTCTCATACAAAGTACCAGAGGCGGATGCAATGTATTAcctacgggttcaactgaacccataactttcgacgcggagtaGAAATTTGTaagtaaaaattcattaaaattacaaaaatagtagatttgaactcataactttaaaaatgtaatgggttcaatgttaaaatttttaaaattaaacccataaaatttaaattttggatcCGCCTCTGCAAAGTACAATGGTAAAGAGGCCTTTTAACAAGATGAAAATGAATATCACAAGGCTTAAATATATACAGTACCCTTGTTCCCTAGTTGCACAGATTCACAACTCACCTCTGTTAACAACAACATACCCGTATAACTATATTGTTAACAGCTTATGTCAACCTCAAAAGCACAGTGGAAAATTTAGGTAGCAGCAATCCAACCAGAGCACCGGTAC from Nicotiana tabacum cultivar K326 chromosome 24, ASM71507v2, whole genome shotgun sequence includes:
- the LOC107802214 gene encoding tubulin beta-2 chain-like, whose translation is MREILHIQGGQCGNQIGAKFWEVVCAEHGIDSTGRYDGDADLQLERINVYYNEATCGRFVPRAVLMDLEPGTMDSIRSGPYGQIFRPDNFVFGQSGAGNNWAKGHYTEGAELIDSVLDVVRKEAENCDCLQGFQVCHSLGGGTGSGMGTLLISKIREEYPDRMMLTFSVFPSPKVSDTVVEPYNATLSVHQLVENADECMVLDNEALYDICFRTLKLTTPSFGDLNHLISATMSGVTCCLRFPGQLNSDLRKLAVNLIPFPRLHFFMVGFAPLTSRGSQQYRALTVPELTQQMWDSKNMMCAADPRHGRYLTASAMFRGKMSTKEVDEQMLNVQNKNSSYFVEWIPNNVKSTVCDIPPTGLKMASTFIGNSTSIQEMFRRVSEQFTAMFRRKAFLHWYTGEGMDEMEFTEAESNMNDLVSEYQQYQDATADEEGDYYEDEEEEAQED